A part of Halictus rubicundus isolate RS-2024b unplaced genomic scaffold, iyHalRubi1_principal scaffold0019, whole genome shotgun sequence genomic DNA contains:
- the LOC143363088 gene encoding uncharacterized protein LOC143363088, with protein sequence MESSFVGTRPVDSPETPMSLATETDCCPGCNATATESCSCVDSATSGLFLDLTPTRDDGQQQQQHQLGGSGGGGGSLCPSPSSSLNYHHHHTHHHHRQHHHQQQPQQQQRHHRGELLLA encoded by the coding sequence ATGGAGAGCTCGTTCGTTGGCACGAGACCCGTGGACTCGCCGGAGACGCCGATGAGTTTGGCCACGGAGACCGATTGCTGTCCCGGATGCAACGCCACGGCCACTGAATCCTGCAGTTGCGTCGACTCCGCGACTTCCGGTCTGTTCTTGGACCTGACACCAACCCGCGACGACGgccagcaacaacagcaacaccAGCTGGGCggtagcggcggcggcggcggcagcctTTGCCCGTCACCGTCCTCGTCGCTCAATTACCATCACCACCATACCCATCACCATCACCGTCAGCATCATCACCAGCAGCAACCGCAGCAACAGCAACGACATCACCGTGGTGAGTTGCTGCTCGCCTAG